From the Deinococcus gobiensis I-0 genome, the window CGTCGGTCTGGAATACAAGCCCTGGGAGCCGCGCAAGTATTCGTTCATCGGTAACATGGGCGAGGCGATGCTCGTGGTGAACGAGGTCGGGGCCGACAACCTGGGCGTCGTGCTGGACTACTGCCACGCCCAGATGGCCAACGAACACGCCCCCAAGGCCGCCGCGCTGGCCCTGCGCCACGATAAGCTGTTCGGCGTCCACCTCAACGACGGCTACGGCCGCCAGGACGACGGCATGATGGTCGGCACGGCCAGCCTCGTCACGACCCTGGAACTGCTCATGCTGCTGGAGCGCAGCGGGTATCCGGGCACCATCTACTTCGACACCTTCCCCCTGCGCGAAGACCCCGTGCGCGAATGTGAGTGGAATATCCGCATCACCGAGCGGCTGCTCCAGCTCGCGCGTGAGTTGGCGGCCGACCAGAGCCTCGGGCACGGCCACGACGCCTTCAACGTGACCCGCGTCATCGAGCGCCTGCTGTTTCCGGAACGCGTTCATGCCTGAGACGGCCCGCCCACAGGTGACGTTTGTCGGCAGCGTCCATCTGGACCGGATGCTGCGCCTCGCCGCCCTGCCGACGCCCGGCGAGACCGTGATCGCGCAGGAGGGCTGGAGCCAGCTCGGAGGCAAGGCCGCCAACCAGGCGCTCGCCGCCGCCGGGACCGGGCTGGTGCGCTCCGTGCTCGTCGCCTGCCTGGGGCGCGACAACGACGGCCATCAGGCGCAGCGCCACCTGGAAGCCCAGGGCGTCGTGACCGAACTCGACTGGAGCGAACGCCTGCCGACTGGCAGCAGCGTGGCGCTGCTCGACGCGGCCGGAGAGAACGTGGGGGTCGTGTCGCCGGGCGCCAACGCCGACCTGA encodes:
- a CDS encoding sugar phosphate isomerase/epimerase family protein, which produces MLYATRLNSLKARPELYFAPGPIRTPDLLARAARIQGLSSLSLNFPEHFTPATLRETKQTIEALGLSVDSLNVRYPADTFGDGGFTHPDAAVRRSAIDLTCQALDACAELGGNHVIVWPGFDGFDYPFQDSYERMFAHTVDGFAQVAAHNPAMRVGLEYKPWEPRKYSFIGNMGEAMLVVNEVGADNLGVVLDYCHAQMANEHAPKAAALALRHDKLFGVHLNDGYGRQDDGMMVGTASLVTTLELLMLLERSGYPGTIYFDTFPLREDPVRECEWNIRITERLLQLARELAADQSLGHGHDAFNVTRVIERLLFPERVHA